The proteins below are encoded in one region of Apostichopus japonicus isolate 1M-3 chromosome 22, ASM3797524v1, whole genome shotgun sequence:
- the LOC139963346 gene encoding alpha-(1,3)-fucosyltransferase 7-like: MEGRLHTTIVSLLTFILAMTASYWENGRNSVQIYTYQPPSYRKIDARLVVADQMRTPSLIPVISMFNESKQTTYPPSERLSSPTSDSIDKTSHQAPLGIGGFSGGIVTNSSSPTRKDGIRSNCVKQIQLWSKIAFAFPEQDYDCANTNCKARYIHSNSYQRLATSHAVILHHKGTWRWEDIARNRPDGQMWIYMSKESPLHSRKMKSENPSQMAYNWSMTFHTDSEVTIPYGRYFGNSPEIPQSDNRNWAAGKTRLVAWMASNCGVTSWGRTKFVRDLQKYVQVDTYGACGKLKCPRNSEACDRILSSHKFYLSLENSECEDYITEKFWDKGLRKDMVPIVYGTTRKDYEKVAPPYSFIHISDYKNMSDLADYIKYLDKNDTAYNEYFEWKKKGSVESYNQCQAHTAQDFFCGIVKKLEEIDERVFKTGQTQPEIMDINNWWRASCHHRKTIWSP; the protein is encoded by the exons ATGGAGGGCAGGCTACATACCACCATTGTATCATTATTGACTTTCATTTTGGCGATGACTGCAAGTTATTGGGAAAATGGCAGAAATTCCGTACAAATTTACACCTACCAGCCTCCATCCTACCGAAAAATTGATGCCAGGTTAGTGGTGGCTGATCAAATGAGGACTCCATCGCTTATACCGGTTATTTCTATGTTCAATGAATCTAAGCAGACAACATATCCTCCCTCTGAGAGATTATCTTCGCCAACTTCAGACTCAATTGACAAAACATCTCACCAAGCACCGCTAGGAATTGGTGGATTTAGCGGTGGAATTGTAACCAACTCATCGTCACCAACAAGAAAAGACGGAATACGTTCTAATTGCGTGAAACAAATACAACTCTGGTCTAAAATCGCTTTTGCCTTCCCTGAGCAGGACTATGACTGTGCTAACACTAACTGTAAGGCACGGTACATACACAGTAATTCCTATCAGAGGTTAGCTACGAGCCACGCAGTCATTCTGCATCACAAAGGAACGTGGCGCTGGGAAGATATCGCAag AAATCGACCAGATGGTCAGATGTGGATTTACATGTCCAAAGAGAGCCCTCTGCACTCCAGAAAAATGAAATCAGAGAACCCTTCCCAAATGGCTTACAACTGGTCAATGACATTCCATACCGATTCAGAAGTCACCATTCCGTATGGAAGGTACTTTGGGAATTCACCGGAAATCCCTCAAAGTGACAATCGAAATTGGGCGGCTGGAAAGACGAGATTGGTGGCCTGGATGGCGTCAAACTGTGGGGTGACATCTTGGGGTAGGACCAAATTTGTACGGGATCTTCAGAAATATGTTCAAGTCGATACGTACGGCGCATGTGGAAAATTGAAATGTCCACGGAATAGTGAAGCATGTGACCGAATCTTGAGCAGTCATAAATTTTACTTGTCGTTAGAGAACAGTGAATGTGAGGACTATATCACGGAGAAATTTTGGGATAAAGGACTGCGTAAAGATATGGTGCCGATAGTTTATGGCACAACACGTAAAGATTACGAGAAGGTAGCGCCTCCATATTCGTTTATTCATATCAGTGATTATAAAAATATGTCGGATCTGGCGGATTATATCAAATATCTTGATAAGAATGATACAGCTTATAATGAATATTTTGAATGGAAGAAAAAAGGATCGGTAGAAAGTTATAACCAATGCCAAGCACATACTGCGCAAGACTTCTTCTGTGGAATTGTGAAAAAGTTGGAGGAGATAGATGAACGGGTTTTCAAAACAGGTCAAACCCAGCCTGAAATTATGGACATTAACAACTGGTGGCGGGCTTCATGTCATCATCGTAAAACCATTTGGTCGCCTTAA